The following coding sequences are from one Nicotiana tabacum cultivar K326 chromosome 1, ASM71507v2, whole genome shotgun sequence window:
- the LOC107760098 gene encoding uncharacterized protein LOC107760098, whose product MAQTLEAIKIGGGSVKVGTTGKVSALMSRELDSKKPDSQTPTSSKNKSPSVCGFIPGSATSPKRMKPRTSGDEASSSGTSKHNSSKSPEFVRKTKHYSRKTHQVPILVSENTSVDGTPISQKTDRKGPYMVEIVDIKCRSMDRTWTNPIKNSLKKLGFTKLSENAV is encoded by the coding sequence ATGGCTCAAACATTAGAAGCCATCAAGATCGGCGGAGGTTCTGTTAAAGTGGGAACTACTGGTAAAGTTAGCGCCTTGATGTCAAGAGAATTAGATTCCAAGAAACCTGATTCTCAGACGCCAACGTCATCCAAGAATAAGTCTCCTAGTGTTTGTGGTTTCATTCCTGGTAGCGCGACCAGTCCAAAGAGAATGAAGCCAAGAACATCAGGCGACGAAGCAAGCAGCAGCGGGACATCAAAGCATAATAGTAGTAAAAGCCCTGAATTTGTCAGGAAGACGAAACACTACAGTAGAAAAACACATCAAGTTCCAATACTAGTATCCGAAAATACTTCAGTTGATGGAACTCCTATTAGCCAGAAAACCGACAGAAAGGGACCTTACATGGTAGAAATTGTGGACATAAAATGCAGAAGTATGGACAGAACTTGGACAAATCCTATAAAAAATAGCCTGAAGAAGCTTGGTTTCACAAAACTATCTGAAAACGCGGTCTAA
- the LOC107760099 gene encoding protein LHCP TRANSLOCATION DEFECT — protein MASIPCTLQLKFSSSTPNFSSSSSTSCPPIRLNSCFVGASKLKRIGWCSRPNGLGPSCGSRTTCWFNFRQNAETAGVYGSQSRDDFDRDDVEQYFNYMGMLAVEGTYDKMEALLSQNIHPVDILLLMAATEGDLPKIEELLRAGADYTVKDADGRTALDRAASDEIKDFILNFKVQKA, from the exons ATGGCCTCAATTCCTTGTACTCTCCAACTAAAATTCTCCTCCTCAACTCCcaatttttcatcttcttcttctacttcatGTCCACCAATTAGATTGAATTCTTGCTTTGTGGGTGCTTCAAAACTGAAAAGAATAGGATGGTGTAGCAGACCAAATGGACTTGGACCAAGTTGTGGTTCAAGAACTACTTGCTGGTTTAACTTCCGTCAAAATGCTGAAACTGCTGGCGTTTATGGTAGTCAATCTCGTGACGACTTTGACCGCGACGATGTTGAGCAG TACTTCAACTATATGGGCATGCTTGCAGTTGAGGGTACTTATGATAAGATGGAGGCTCTTTTGAGCCAAAACATACACCCGGTCGATATTTTACTGCTCATGGCTGCCACTGAAGGCGACTTGCCAAAAATTGAAGAGCTACTGAGAGCCGGAGCAGATTACACAGTCAAGGATGCAGACGGACGTACTGCCCTTGATAGGGCTGCTAGCGATGAAATCAAGGACTTTATCCTTAACTTTAAGGTCCAGAAGGCGTGA